A region from the Streptosporangium sp. NBC_01756 genome encodes:
- a CDS encoding Tn3 family transposase, whose amino-acid sequence MGPAEAARHIEGITAHEISLAKNRHISLAKPNKAITDVVNAFAQLDVVKAWGDGSSVGGDLHHRRAAGQRLRGPAQDGA is encoded by the coding sequence ATGGGCCCGGCCGAGGCTGCCCGGCACATCGAGGGGATCACCGCGCACGAAATCTCGCTGGCCAAGAACCGGCACATCAGCCTGGCCAAGCCGAACAAGGCGATCACCGATGTGGTCAACGCCTTCGCGCAGCTGGACGTGGTGAAGGCCTGGGGGGATGGCAGCAGCGTGGGAGGCGATCTACATCATCGACGGGCTGCTGGCCAACGCCTCCGAGGTCCAGCCCAAGACGGTGCGTAG
- a CDS encoding Tn3 family transposase translates to MAAAWEAIYIIDGLLANASEVQPKTVRRRIAAVTNKVEGFNGFSAWLRFGNDGVIADNDPAEHPSRHRPREPRIGRPIDRRHPNPRKPLPTSANHQILTTGDQPAARFVFR, encoded by the coding sequence ATGGCAGCAGCGTGGGAGGCGATCTACATCATCGACGGGCTGCTGGCCAACGCCTCCGAGGTCCAGCCCAAGACGGTGCGTAGGCGCATCGCCGCGGTCACCAACAAGGTCGAGGGGTTCAACGGGTTCTCCGCCTGGCTGCGCTTCGGCAACGACGGCGTCATCGCCGACAACGACCCGGCCGAGCACCCGAGCAGACACCGCCCTCGCGAACCTCGGATAGGCCGTCCGATCGATCGACGCCACCCGAACCCCCGGAAACCGTTACCAACCAGCGCGAACCACCAGATCCTAACGACCGGTGATCAGCCCGCGGCCCGTTTCGTCTTCCGGTGA
- a CDS encoding helix-turn-helix domain-containing protein → MAGFRHRAPASADISMVAYPSVTLLIDLGEGEGVVYETHGRHERGSVVVGLAPGDLRATGWGVGELLQIRLDPAAAAAVLGASAELSGMVATLEDVWGRDAGRAEDRLRAAASWDERFTIAADLLGRRLGAHPPVDPEVAHAWRRTLTSRGRVRVEGLADEVGWSRKRLWSRFRSQLGITPKRAARLVRFDHAAHLLAAGQPAARVAAESGYVDQSHLHREVTTFAGLTPTALAGAPWLAVDDVAWPASSPTQRPAKDGERIPDLR, encoded by the coding sequence ATGGCCGGGTTCCGCCATCGTGCCCCGGCCTCGGCGGACATCTCCATGGTCGCCTACCCGTCCGTCACCCTGCTCATCGATCTGGGCGAGGGAGAAGGCGTCGTCTACGAAACCCATGGCCGGCACGAGCGCGGCAGTGTCGTCGTCGGGCTCGCCCCCGGCGATCTCCGGGCAACCGGGTGGGGAGTCGGCGAGCTCCTCCAGATCCGGCTGGATCCGGCCGCGGCGGCCGCAGTGCTGGGCGCATCGGCCGAGCTCAGCGGGATGGTGGCAACCCTTGAGGACGTCTGGGGCCGCGACGCCGGGCGGGCCGAGGACCGGCTGCGCGCCGCCGCGTCGTGGGACGAACGGTTCACGATCGCGGCGGACCTTCTCGGCCGGCGGCTGGGCGCCCACCCGCCGGTCGACCCCGAGGTCGCCCACGCCTGGCGGCGGACGCTCACCAGCCGGGGGCGGGTGCGGGTCGAGGGTCTGGCGGACGAGGTCGGCTGGAGCCGCAAGCGCCTGTGGTCCCGCTTCCGGTCCCAGCTCGGCATCACCCCCAAACGCGCCGCCCGGCTGGTGCGCTTCGACCACGCCGCCCACCTACTCGCGGCCGGTCAGCCCGCCGCCCGTGTCGCCGCCGAGAGCGGCTACGTCGACCAGTCCCACCTCCACCGCGAGGTCACGACGTTCGCCGGGCTCACGCCCACGGCCCTGGCCGGCGCGCCGTGGCTCGCGGTCGACGACGTCGCGTGGCCGGCTTCATCGCCGACCCAGCGCCCGGCGAAGGATGGCGAACGCATCCCCGACCTTCGTTGA
- a CDS encoding alpha/beta fold hydrolase encodes MSEYDIEHSHGMHVVHDGPRQAPPLLLIHGSGASGGFWGPVVTALAGHHHVIRVDLPGCGQSPPAPSYDVPAQAGQVAALLDDLGLRHVAVAGHSSGGYVATALAEQRPDLVGSLTLISSGPSPDALLRQPFILRVLLAPPLGPLMWPRRSDAMIRKGISATAARPVDLPDDVVADVRGITYRVMRTVLRRNTAYIAERSVPERLAALDVPVLVIFGAADPRWEPSSAHRYDAVPGARVELLPGVGHLPMLEAPETVGELLLDFTATGRRRPVIP; translated from the coding sequence ATGAGTGAATACGACATTGAGCACTCCCATGGGATGCACGTGGTCCATGACGGCCCGCGGCAGGCGCCGCCGTTGTTGCTCATCCACGGATCGGGGGCCTCGGGCGGTTTCTGGGGTCCGGTGGTCACGGCGCTGGCCGGCCACCATCACGTGATTCGGGTCGACCTGCCGGGTTGCGGCCAGTCCCCGCCCGCGCCGTCGTATGACGTGCCCGCGCAGGCGGGTCAGGTGGCGGCGCTGCTGGACGACCTCGGGCTTCGACACGTCGCCGTGGCCGGGCACTCCAGCGGCGGCTACGTCGCCACCGCGCTCGCCGAGCAACGTCCCGACCTCGTCGGTTCGCTTACGTTGATCAGTAGCGGCCCGAGTCCGGATGCGCTCCTCCGGCAGCCGTTCATCCTTCGGGTGCTGCTGGCCCCGCCGTTGGGCCCGCTCATGTGGCCGAGGCGTTCGGATGCGATGATCCGCAAGGGGATCAGCGCGACGGCCGCTCGCCCGGTGGACCTCCCGGACGACGTGGTCGCCGACGTACGGGGCATCACCTACCGCGTGATGAGGACGGTGCTGCGCCGCAACACCGCCTACATCGCCGAGCGGAGCGTGCCGGAGCGTCTGGCCGCCCTCGACGTCCCCGTGCTGGTGATCTTCGGTGCTGCCGACCCCCGCTGGGAACCGTCGTCGGCGCACCGGTACGACGCGGTGCCGGGCGCACGGGTCGAGCTGCTGCCCGGCGTCGGGCACCTGCCCATGCTGGAAGCGCCCGAGACGGTCGGCGAACTGCTGCTGGACTTCACGGCGACGGGCCGCCGACGACCGGTGATCCCCTGA
- a CDS encoding ABC transporter ATP-binding protein yields MIRMLLRVLGDEYARAMRRTVILMTITAVVEGLSYALLVPVLRALLGSTPANAVPWLVAFGSVVALYAVLRYISDLSGMRVGTTMLRGMYRRLGEHLARLPLGWYNAGRIGEVSVLAGRGLLQAMGVAAHLLAPFISALVTPLTIVAVMTAFNWRMGLAALLAAPVVAAIQARTARATAAADAERHERDQEAGARVIEFLQAQPVLRAGGRTGERFQLLDDSLLDAQRASRRTVLATLPGAVGLTLTVQTIFTGLLVLGAHLALGGNIGAAEILAILVLAARCADPLLSLSDIGGKLRGARSELARLETVLRTEPLREPHEPIQPTHHGLEFDAVAFRHGERTVFDEVSLTVSEGQRLAVVGPSGAGKSTLLQLVARFYDVDAGAVRVGGVDVRAISTEALMARIAVVFQDVYLFDGTIEENVRLGRPDASVAEVRAAAAAARLDEVIERLPGGWAANVGEGGALLSGGERQRVSIARALLKNAPIVLLDEVTSALDPVNEAAVHEGIERLMAGRTVVMVAHRMRTVQRADRIVFLDGGRIVEEGSHDELLDHGGRYAGFWNLSMAPAARE; encoded by the coding sequence ATGATCCGAATGCTGCTGCGCGTGCTCGGAGACGAGTACGCCCGGGCGATGCGCCGCACCGTGATCCTGATGACGATCACCGCGGTGGTCGAAGGTTTGTCCTACGCGCTGCTGGTCCCGGTGCTGCGGGCGCTGCTCGGCAGCACGCCCGCGAACGCCGTGCCCTGGCTGGTCGCGTTCGGGTCCGTGGTCGCCCTCTACGCCGTGCTGCGCTACATCAGCGACTTGTCCGGCATGCGGGTCGGGACCACCATGTTGCGCGGCATGTATCGCCGGCTCGGCGAGCATCTGGCCCGCCTCCCTCTCGGCTGGTACAACGCCGGTCGCATCGGCGAGGTCTCCGTCCTGGCCGGCCGCGGCCTCCTGCAAGCCATGGGTGTGGCGGCGCATCTGCTGGCACCGTTCATCTCCGCCCTGGTCACGCCGCTGACCATCGTGGCCGTGATGACCGCATTCAACTGGCGGATGGGGCTGGCCGCGTTGCTCGCCGCACCCGTCGTGGCGGCGATCCAGGCCCGGACGGCACGCGCGACGGCCGCCGCCGACGCCGAACGTCACGAACGCGACCAGGAGGCCGGCGCGCGCGTGATCGAGTTCCTCCAGGCTCAGCCGGTGCTGCGGGCCGGCGGCCGGACCGGCGAACGCTTCCAGTTGCTCGACGACTCGCTGCTGGATGCCCAGCGCGCATCCCGCCGTACCGTGCTGGCGACGCTGCCCGGCGCCGTGGGGCTGACGCTCACCGTGCAGACGATCTTCACCGGGCTACTGGTCCTGGGCGCCCACCTCGCGCTCGGCGGGAACATCGGCGCGGCGGAGATCCTGGCGATCCTGGTGCTGGCCGCCCGCTGCGCCGACCCGCTGCTGTCGCTGTCGGACATCGGCGGCAAACTCCGCGGCGCACGGTCGGAGCTGGCCAGACTCGAGACGGTGCTGCGCACCGAGCCGCTGCGGGAACCCCATGAGCCGATCCAGCCGACGCACCACGGCCTGGAGTTCGACGCCGTCGCCTTCCGGCACGGCGAGCGCACGGTGTTCGACGAGGTGTCGCTCACCGTCTCCGAGGGACAGCGGCTCGCAGTTGTCGGGCCGTCCGGCGCGGGCAAGAGCACGCTGCTGCAGCTGGTGGCGCGCTTCTACGACGTGGACGCCGGCGCGGTGCGCGTGGGAGGCGTGGACGTGCGCGCGATCAGCACCGAGGCGTTGATGGCGCGGATCGCCGTCGTCTTCCAGGATGTCTATCTCTTCGACGGCACGATCGAGGAGAACGTGCGCCTGGGCCGTCCCGACGCAAGCGTTGCCGAGGTGCGGGCGGCGGCGGCTGCGGCGCGGCTGGACGAGGTGATCGAGCGACTGCCCGGCGGATGGGCGGCGAACGTCGGCGAGGGCGGCGCGCTGCTGTCAGGTGGTGAGCGCCAGCGTGTCTCGATCGCGCGGGCGCTGCTGAAGAACGCGCCCATCGTGCTGCTGGACGAGGTGACCTCGGCGCTGGACCCGGTCAACGAGGCGGCCGTCCACGAGGGCATCGAGCGCCTGATGGCGGGCCGGACGGTGGTGATGGTGGCGCATCGGATGCGGACCGTCCAACGCGCCGACCGCATCGTCTTTCTGGACGGCGGCCGGATCGTGGAGGAAGGCAGCCACGACGAACTGCTCGACCATGGCGGCCGCTACGCCGGCTTCTGGAACCTCTCCATGGCTCCCGCCGCGCGGGAATGA
- a CDS encoding ABC transporter ATP-binding protein, with protein sequence MTTTTDLAQTIEQPDADSAVGQSMTRLLRPHLRSFAAVVILQVIGALAGLAPLLAVVELGRTLLSPGPIDHVHLWTVMIAGAAGLLIRLLCTAASSGIGHVLDSRVQLTFRRQLAASLGRVPIGWFSRRRTGELAKVVGEDVSAVHPFIAHAPGELVAAFVVPLVSLIYLFTVDWRLTLITLIPVVMAIALVPLLMLPARTREQEAYDAAMGRIASSVVEFVQGISVVKAFGGGERAHRTFLTAADDFVSIFSRWVRGMSVIAAGMQLALSPPFVLLVVLVGGTAPITSGGLAPADLLPFLLLGLGLTAPVAALGHGFDDLQAAGRAVGRIKDVLAVRPLPEPAHPRPPQGHRVELRDVRFAYDADHEALRGIDLVLEPGTVTAIVGPSGSGKSTLVQLLPRFFDPTHGSVLLGGIDLREIGSRELHQQVSFVFQDVRLLRVSVADNIALAVPRASRDDVVRAARLAGIHDRILQLPCGYDTVLGAEAKLSGGEAQRISIARALLADAPVLVLDEATSFADPQTEQAVRRALATLSGDRTIVVIAHRLETVADADTVVVLEDGAIVERGRPADLLTRGGRFAAFWRSHQSAEIETHDGVLRGDEPR encoded by the coding sequence ATGACCACCACCACCGACCTCGCTCAGACGATCGAGCAACCGGATGCCGATTCCGCGGTGGGACAGAGCATGACACGGCTGTTGCGCCCTCATCTGCGGAGTTTCGCGGCCGTGGTGATCCTGCAGGTCATCGGCGCGCTCGCGGGTCTGGCCCCGCTGCTGGCGGTCGTCGAACTGGGCCGTACCCTGCTGTCGCCCGGCCCGATCGACCACGTTCACCTCTGGACCGTGATGATCGCAGGTGCGGCCGGCCTGCTCATCCGGCTGCTGTGCACCGCCGCCTCGTCGGGAATCGGGCATGTTCTCGACAGCCGGGTACAACTGACGTTCCGCCGGCAGTTGGCCGCGTCGCTGGGACGCGTCCCGATCGGTTGGTTCTCCCGGCGCCGCACCGGCGAGCTGGCCAAGGTGGTGGGCGAGGACGTCAGCGCCGTGCACCCGTTCATCGCGCACGCCCCCGGCGAGCTCGTCGCCGCGTTCGTGGTGCCGCTGGTGTCGCTGATCTACTTGTTCACCGTCGACTGGCGGCTCACGCTGATCACGCTGATCCCGGTGGTGATGGCGATAGCGCTGGTTCCGCTGCTGATGCTGCCCGCCAGGACGCGCGAGCAGGAGGCCTACGACGCGGCCATGGGACGGATCGCCAGTTCCGTCGTCGAGTTCGTGCAAGGCATCTCGGTGGTCAAGGCGTTCGGCGGAGGCGAGCGCGCCCACCGCACGTTCCTGACGGCCGCCGACGACTTCGTCAGCATCTTCTCCCGCTGGGTGCGCGGCATGTCCGTGATCGCCGCCGGGATGCAGCTGGCGCTGTCGCCGCCGTTCGTGCTGCTGGTCGTGCTGGTCGGCGGCACGGCACCGATCACCTCCGGCGGCCTGGCCCCGGCGGATCTGCTGCCGTTCCTGCTGCTCGGGCTGGGACTGACCGCTCCGGTGGCGGCGCTCGGGCACGGCTTCGACGACCTGCAGGCCGCCGGCCGTGCGGTCGGCCGGATCAAAGACGTGCTCGCGGTCCGGCCACTGCCCGAGCCCGCCCACCCGCGTCCGCCGCAGGGGCACCGGGTGGAACTGCGTGACGTCCGCTTCGCCTACGACGCCGACCACGAGGCGCTGCGCGGCATCGACCTGGTGCTGGAGCCGGGGACGGTCACCGCGATCGTCGGGCCGTCGGGAAGCGGGAAGTCCACGCTGGTCCAGCTGTTGCCGCGGTTCTTCGACCCCACCCACGGCTCGGTCCTTCTCGGCGGCATCGATCTGCGTGAGATCGGCAGCCGGGAGCTGCATCAGCAGGTGTCCTTCGTCTTCCAGGACGTCCGTCTGCTGCGCGTCTCGGTCGCCGACAACATCGCGCTGGCGGTGCCGCGGGCCAGCCGCGACGACGTGGTCCGCGCCGCCCGGCTGGCCGGCATCCACGACCGCATCCTCCAGTTGCCATGCGGATACGACACGGTGCTCGGTGCGGAGGCCAAGCTGTCCGGAGGCGAGGCGCAGCGGATCTCGATCGCCCGCGCGCTGCTGGCCGACGCGCCCGTTCTGGTGCTGGACGAGGCGACCTCCTTCGCCGACCCGCAGACCGAACAGGCGGTCCGCCGGGCCCTGGCGACGCTGAGCGGCGACCGCACGATCGTCGTCATCGCCCACCGGCTGGAGACGGTCGCCGACGCCGACACCGTCGTGGTGCTGGAGGACGGAGCGATCGTCGAACGCGGCAGACCCGCCGACCTGCTGACACGAGGCGGAAGGTTCGCCGCGTTCTGGCGATCCCACCAATCCGCCGAGATCGAAACCCACGATGGCGTACTGCGAGGAGACGAGCCCCGATGA
- a CDS encoding DUF2087 domain-containing protein: MSDDAIRQVLGLLYQEDTLRVLAALVLSGKPEEAGLEEDATRRALDRLERGGLAVRDDDGRWQARRERFRELLHATARPAAPVSAEEKVLQSFLVEGRLRAIPSKREKQLVVLNYIAQVFEPGVRYPEKEVNTVLRAFHDDYAALRRYLVDDGLLSRENNVYWRSGGSVDS; encoded by the coding sequence ATGAGCGACGACGCGATCAGGCAGGTGCTGGGCCTGCTCTATCAGGAGGACACGTTACGAGTGCTGGCGGCGCTGGTGCTGAGCGGCAAACCCGAGGAGGCCGGGCTGGAGGAGGACGCGACACGACGGGCGCTGGACCGGCTGGAACGCGGCGGGCTGGCCGTACGGGACGACGACGGCCGCTGGCAGGCGCGGCGTGAGCGGTTCCGCGAGCTGCTGCACGCCACCGCCAGACCCGCCGCTCCCGTCTCGGCCGAGGAGAAGGTGCTGCAGTCCTTCCTCGTCGAGGGACGGCTCCGGGCGATCCCCAGCAAGCGCGAGAAGCAGCTCGTCGTGCTGAACTACATCGCCCAGGTCTTCGAGCCCGGGGTCCGTTACCCGGAGAAGGAGGTCAACACCGTGCTGCGGGCCTTCCACGACGACTACGCGGCGCTCCGCCGCTATCTGGTCGACGACGGCCTGCTGAGCCGGGAGAACAACGTCTACTGGCGCAGCGGCGGCTCGGTCGACTCCTGA
- a CDS encoding helix-turn-helix transcriptional regulator, with translation MADTTGRVLRLLSLLQAHREWPGPELAERLEISPRTLRRDIDRLRELGYPVHATTGPAGGYRLEAGTAMPPLLLDDEEAVAIAVGLRTAASGSVTGIEETSARALAKLEQVLPSRLRRRVNTLQTQTVAVRGPLARSWPTVDAETLSVLAQASRDRERLRFGYRRRDGAESARVAEPYRLVSTGRRWYLVAWDVERGDWRTFRVDRLTAPLTTGVRSAPREPPEGYIEQSITAPISRYRAVVTLHAPLAVVADRVQAAAHGSLEAVGEHSCLLHTGGDSLEWLAMTLGLLDVDFTVHGPVELIGYIRRLAGRLQESTEPPLRQ, from the coding sequence ATGGCAGACACCACGGGCCGGGTGCTCCGGCTACTGTCGCTGCTCCAGGCGCACCGCGAATGGCCGGGGCCCGAGCTGGCCGAGCGGCTGGAGATCAGCCCCCGGACGCTCCGTCGCGACATCGACCGGCTGCGCGAGCTGGGTTATCCGGTCCACGCGACGACCGGCCCCGCCGGGGGGTACCGGCTGGAGGCGGGGACCGCGATGCCGCCGCTGCTGCTCGACGACGAGGAGGCCGTCGCGATCGCGGTCGGCCTGCGTACGGCGGCGAGCGGCTCGGTGACCGGGATCGAGGAGACCTCGGCCCGCGCACTGGCCAAGCTGGAGCAGGTGCTGCCGTCCAGGCTGCGCCGCCGGGTCAACACCCTGCAGACCCAGACCGTGGCGGTCCGCGGCCCGTTGGCCCGGTCCTGGCCGACCGTCGACGCGGAGACGCTGTCGGTCCTCGCCCAGGCGAGCCGCGACCGCGAACGGCTCCGCTTCGGCTACCGCCGCCGCGACGGCGCCGAGAGCGCTCGGGTGGCCGAGCCGTACCGGCTGGTGTCCACCGGACGGCGCTGGTATCTCGTCGCATGGGACGTCGAGCGGGGCGACTGGCGGACCTTCCGGGTGGACCGGCTCACCGCCCCGCTGACCACCGGCGTCCGCTCCGCGCCGCGAGAGCCGCCCGAGGGTTACATCGAGCAGTCCATCACCGCGCCGATCAGCCGTTACCGGGCGGTGGTCACCCTGCACGCCCCGCTGGCCGTCGTCGCCGACCGGGTGCAGGCCGCCGCGCACGGCAGCCTGGAGGCCGTCGGCGAGCACAGCTGCCTGCTGCACACCGGCGGCGACTCCCTCGAATGGCTGGCCATGACCCTCGGCCTGCTGGACGTGGACTTCACCGTCCACGGACCGGTCGAGCTGATCGGCTACATCCGGCGGCTGGCGGGGCGCCTTCAGGAGTCGACCGAGCCGCCGCTGCGCCAGTAG
- a CDS encoding excinuclease ABC subunit UvrA has protein sequence MSHIEITGARENNLRNISLKIPKRQITVFTGVSGSGKSSIVFDTIAAESQRQLNETFSTFARNRLPKYGQPDADHIGNLSTAVVIGQQRIGGNSRSTVGTITDISALLRLLYSRIGTPPAGYSNAFSFNDPAGMCPECEGVGRTMALDLARVLDRSRSLNEGAILLPGFGVGNWYWKTYTQSGLFDNDKPLADYTRAEWDMFLRGGGSEVFFETRGGTVPQKYEGLIDKFDRLYINRDAEGSSRRDAAMTFVSARPCPLCEGARLNQAALACRIDGRNIAELSAMEVRHLVDVVAAIDVPVAVTMVPAILARLRHLITIGLGYLSLDRPTSTLSGGESQRIKMVKHLGSSLTDMMYVFDEPTIGLHPRDVANMNGLLRELRDKGNTVLVVEHDRDVIDIADHVVDVGPHAGTHGGEIVYQGGVEGLYRADTLTGQHMRHNRPLKTEFREPAGTLTVTGATVHNLKDVTVSFPTGVLTVVTGVAGSGKSSLVNEALLAAHPAAVVIDQSAVGTSIRSTPATYTGLMDEIRKLFAAANGVAPALFSFNSKGACPKCQGLGVIHTDLAFMDGVTSVCEVCRGRRFREEVLRHTLRGRSVSDVLEMTVREAAGFFTEPRPRSVLRAVDEVGLGYLKLGQPLSSLSGGECQRIKLAGELHKKGSVYVMDEPTTGLHMSDVEHLLTITDNLVNAGNTVIVIEHNLDVIKSADWIVDLGPDGGDRGGTVVFEGTPRRLLEVTGSFTAEHLRRDLGRP, from the coding sequence ATGAGCCACATCGAGATAACGGGCGCCCGTGAGAACAACCTGAGGAACATCTCACTGAAGATCCCGAAGAGGCAGATCACGGTCTTCACCGGTGTCTCGGGATCCGGCAAGTCGTCCATCGTCTTCGACACGATCGCCGCGGAGTCCCAGCGGCAGCTCAACGAGACCTTCAGCACGTTCGCCCGCAACCGGCTGCCCAAGTACGGCCAGCCGGACGCCGACCACATCGGCAACCTCTCCACCGCCGTCGTCATCGGGCAGCAGCGCATCGGCGGCAACTCCCGCTCCACCGTCGGCACCATCACCGACATCTCCGCCCTGCTGCGGCTGCTCTACTCCCGGATCGGCACGCCGCCCGCCGGATACTCCAACGCGTTCTCCTTCAACGACCCCGCCGGGATGTGCCCGGAGTGCGAGGGCGTCGGCCGGACGATGGCCCTGGACCTGGCGCGGGTCCTGGACCGGTCGAGGTCGCTCAACGAGGGCGCGATCCTGCTGCCGGGCTTCGGGGTCGGCAACTGGTACTGGAAGACCTACACCCAGTCGGGACTGTTCGACAACGACAAGCCACTGGCGGACTACACCCGGGCCGAGTGGGACATGTTCCTGCGCGGCGGCGGGTCGGAGGTGTTCTTCGAGACGCGGGGCGGGACGGTCCCGCAGAAGTACGAGGGGCTGATCGACAAGTTCGACCGGCTCTACATCAACAGGGACGCCGAGGGGTCGTCCAGGCGGGACGCCGCGATGACGTTCGTCTCCGCCCGGCCGTGCCCGCTGTGCGAAGGCGCCCGGCTCAACCAGGCGGCGCTGGCCTGCCGGATCGACGGCCGCAACATCGCCGAACTGTCCGCGATGGAGGTCCGGCACCTGGTCGACGTGGTCGCCGCGATCGACGTCCCGGTCGCGGTGACGATGGTCCCGGCCATCCTGGCCCGGCTGCGTCACCTGATCACCATCGGCCTGGGCTACCTCAGCCTGGACCGGCCCACATCCACCCTCTCCGGCGGGGAGTCCCAGCGCATCAAGATGGTCAAGCACCTGGGCAGCAGCCTGACCGACATGATGTACGTCTTCGACGAACCCACCATCGGGCTGCACCCGCGCGACGTGGCGAACATGAACGGGCTCCTGCGTGAACTGCGGGACAAGGGCAACACCGTGCTCGTCGTGGAGCACGACCGCGACGTCATCGACATCGCCGACCACGTGGTGGACGTCGGCCCGCACGCCGGGACGCACGGCGGCGAGATCGTCTACCAGGGCGGCGTCGAGGGCCTCTACCGGGCGGACACCCTCACCGGGCAGCACATGCGCCACAACCGGCCGCTCAAGACGGAGTTCCGGGAACCGGCCGGCACACTGACCGTCACCGGCGCCACCGTGCACAACCTGAAGGACGTCACGGTCTCCTTCCCCACCGGGGTGCTCACCGTCGTCACCGGGGTGGCCGGGTCGGGCAAGAGCAGCCTTGTCAACGAGGCGCTCCTGGCCGCGCACCCGGCGGCGGTGGTGATCGACCAGTCGGCGGTCGGCACCTCGATCCGGTCCACCCCGGCCACCTACACCGGGCTGATGGACGAGATCCGCAAACTGTTCGCCGCCGCGAACGGGGTCGCCCCCGCGCTGTTCAGCTTCAACTCCAAGGGCGCCTGCCCGAAGTGCCAGGGCCTCGGGGTCATCCACACCGACCTGGCGTTCATGGACGGTGTCACGTCGGTGTGCGAGGTGTGCCGGGGCCGGCGGTTCCGGGAGGAGGTCCTCCGGCACACGCTGCGCGGCAGGTCCGTCTCGGACGTGCTGGAGATGACGGTGCGCGAGGCGGCGGGGTTCTTCACCGAACCGAGGCCGCGGAGCGTCCTGCGCGCGGTCGACGAGGTGGGGCTGGGCTATCTCAAGCTCGGCCAGCCGCTCAGCAGCCTGTCCGGCGGCGAGTGCCAGCGGATCAAACTGGCCGGCGAGCTCCACAAGAAGGGCAGCGTCTACGTCATGGACGAGCCGACCACCGGACTGCACATGTCGGACGTCGAGCACCTGCTCACCATCACGGACAACTTGGTGAACGCCGGTAACACGGTGATCGTCATCGAGCACAACCTCGATGTGATCAAGAGCGCCGACTGGATCGTCGACCTCGGCCCCGACGGCGGAGACCGGGGCGGCACCGTCGTGTTCGAGGGCACGCCCCGGCGACTGCTGGAGGTGACCGGCTCCTTCACCGCCGAGCATCTCCGCCGCGACCTGGGCCGGCCGTAG
- a CDS encoding TAXI family TRAP transporter solute-binding subunit — MTIKRVAVLLAAGALLLGGCGGDRSAGQDGAQTSAGKRLSIATGNTTGVYYVLGGGLADQIGKNIPGYQATAEATGASVENIQRVVRGDADIAFTLADSAADAVAGKGSFTSPQPIRAVARLYDNYTQVVATTDSGVKSVADLKDRRVSTGSPNSGTEVIALRLLKAAGLDPDKDVKRQSLGLPESVQGIKDGTLDALVWSGGLPTPGITDLLTSLKGEVAFVPLDSVLEPMRREHGQVYAGGTIAKDVYGTPADVSTIAVPNLLVVNEKMEPALAGDLARLLVDHKADLERVHPAAGDITRENAQKTDPVPLHDGARKYYG, encoded by the coding sequence ATGACCATCAAACGGGTGGCGGTCCTGCTGGCGGCCGGGGCGCTGCTGCTCGGCGGCTGCGGCGGCGACCGTTCCGCCGGGCAGGACGGAGCCCAGACCTCGGCGGGCAAGCGGCTGTCGATCGCCACCGGCAACACCACCGGCGTCTACTACGTCCTGGGCGGCGGCCTGGCCGACCAGATCGGCAAGAACATCCCCGGCTACCAGGCGACGGCCGAGGCGACCGGCGCCTCCGTCGAGAACATCCAGCGGGTCGTCAGGGGCGACGCCGACATCGCCTTCACCCTCGCCGACTCCGCCGCGGACGCGGTCGCGGGCAAGGGCTCCTTCACCTCTCCCCAGCCGATCCGGGCCGTCGCCCGGCTCTACGACAACTACACCCAGGTGGTCGCCACCACCGACTCGGGCGTGAAGTCCGTCGCCGACCTCAAGGACAGACGGGTCTCCACCGGTTCGCCGAACTCCGGCACCGAGGTCATCGCGCTCCGCCTGCTGAAGGCGGCCGGCCTCGACCCGGACAAGGACGTCAAGCGCCAGTCGCTGGGCCTGCCCGAGAGCGTGCAGGGCATCAAGGACGGCACCCTCGACGCCCTGGTCTGGTCCGGAGGACTGCCCACCCCCGGCATCACCGACCTGCTGACCAGCCTCAAGGGCGAGGTCGCCTTCGTCCCGCTGGACTCGGTGCTGGAGCCGATGCGACGCGAGCACGGCCAGGTCTACGCCGGCGGCACGATCGCCAAGGACGTCTACGGGACGCCGGCCGACGTGTCCACCATCGCGGTGCCCAATCTCCTCGTGGTCAACGAGAAGATGGAACCCGCCCTCGCGGGAGATCTCGCCAGACTGCTCGTCGATCACAAGGCCGATCTGGAGAGGGTCCACCCCGCGGCCGGGGACATCACCCGCGAGAACGCCCAGAAGACCGACCCCGTCCCGCTGCACGACGGCGCGCGGAAGTACTACGGCTGA